The following proteins are co-located in the Bacteroidota bacterium genome:
- a CDS encoding ParA family protein, with protein sequence MAKVIAIAIPKGGVGKTTTAINLAASLAFCDQRTLLIDLDTSGASGLGLGFTEANTKSGMFEVFNFICGLNHTVHKTEIPNLHVVPANVHTLLREERLMKLADNRLILKNALRSVENSYDYVLIDCPPFLRGLTTNALTAADSVLVPVKSGHFALDAVDKFFKYIDWIREVANKMILIEGILLTMYEQSTKVTEITTRELQAKYRKYVFESVIPRNAPLSEASFYGKPALLYDINSLGAQAYLDLAREISGRSSTTKPVMPNVVEPVVLSRQA encoded by the coding sequence ATGGCAAAGGTTATCGCAATTGCAATCCCCAAGGGCGGGGTTGGAAAGACGACAACGGCAATAAATCTCGCCGCCAGTCTCGCCTTCTGCGACCAGCGAACACTTCTGATCGACCTTGATACCTCGGGAGCTTCCGGCCTCGGTCTCGGCTTTACCGAAGCGAACACGAAATCCGGCATGTTCGAAGTATTCAACTTCATCTGCGGATTGAATCACACCGTTCACAAAACTGAAATCCCGAATCTCCATGTCGTTCCGGCAAATGTTCACACTCTTCTGCGTGAAGAGCGGTTGATGAAGCTTGCCGACAACCGGCTCATTCTGAAGAATGCGCTTCGATCTGTTGAGAACAGTTATGATTACGTTCTCATTGACTGCCCGCCATTCCTTCGCGGGCTTACAACCAACGCGCTCACGGCAGCCGACTCCGTGCTTGTGCCCGTCAAATCCGGACACTTTGCTCTTGACGCTGTTGACAAGTTCTTCAAGTATATCGATTGGATTCGCGAGGTAGCCAACAAGATGATCTTGATCGAAGGTATTCTTCTGACGATGTACGAACAAAGCACAAAGGTCACGGAAATCACCACGCGTGAGTTGCAAGCGAAGTACCGGAAATACGTTTTTGAATCAGTCATCCCCCGCAATGCCCCTCTTTCAGAAGCAAGTTTTTACGGGAAACCTGCCTTGCTGTATGATATCAATTCTCTCGGCGCACAGGCGTATCTTGACCTTGCCCGCGAAATCTCCGGGCGGAGTTCAACAACGAAACCGGTCATGCCGAACGTAGTGGAGCCTGTCGTTTTAAGCCGTCAGGCATAG
- a CDS encoding M23 family metallopeptidase, which produces MVRFLVLCFCCIFFLSLIRSPVTEHPNSSEEALRLLPPAGLLYDSLRTDFSDYMWPTDAGRLVTSVFAEYRSTHFHGGIDVSTGDDTGFRVFASRDGYVERILVSPTGYGKMLWVRHADGFSTTYAHLRNFNEAIDAFVEREQLRLERYPVDIDCGPQQFPVKKGELIAYTGETGTGSPHLHFEIRDQNRNFVNPLLSPHFTFPDNLLPSFYLLAVTPLGEESVVNGSFDSHVIRFKNPLQGTTVVRDTIYVYGSFGFAVDVRDRIDNSRFRNGVYSIRVFLNDSLIYSVQLDRAPSSGDLQSGLYFDYALVAEEGGKIAKLYMHSPNRLPFHHPQTDNAGIINTALFHSGPHRYRIVTSDFWKNSSEISGTIVFSNPGKLSIAESSGLLQFNSGGAELNRLRLFSSIISKQGRIRWKEEFLRQEGAAVRLSGIKGNYDVLRIEGWDRYAPSTLPAYYFPKKRSLPAARVEFDHKVEQDFVRISLKTDGAFTSTPSIALVEGSSSRTLTVAPVEYNFYTATFRPLASHMGRRTLFAEYEVNGHLQTQQKEMTLYPVLPGQPSVISIDGGRLHIIADSSSVYKPLFLEAKRTGDMRYSLFPKHVVLDGGLRVRLRPDPHEHNQGLFFRRRNSWILLTNQREGEYFTGHLRRTPVDIALLTDSQPPAVSNLRLPTTYGKQPHRIVFNVRDNMSGVEYDELKLYINGVFAIPEIDGEHRRVEHRFKTPLARGSHSLLILLKDRIGNSGEVRRTFTVR; this is translated from the coding sequence ATGGTCAGGTTCTTGGTGTTGTGTTTCTGCTGTATCTTCTTCCTCTCGCTCATTCGTTCTCCCGTCACTGAACATCCGAACAGCAGCGAAGAGGCGCTTCGCCTTCTTCCGCCGGCCGGACTTCTCTACGATTCACTTCGCACGGATTTCTCCGATTACATGTGGCCTACCGATGCAGGGCGGCTTGTCACGTCGGTATTCGCCGAGTATCGCAGCACACATTTCCACGGCGGTATTGATGTCAGCACGGGCGATGATACCGGATTCAGAGTGTTTGCTTCGCGGGATGGATATGTTGAACGGATTCTCGTGAGTCCTACCGGATACGGCAAAATGCTCTGGGTTCGTCATGCAGACGGATTCTCGACGACATACGCACACCTGAGAAATTTCAACGAAGCAATTGACGCATTTGTGGAAAGAGAACAACTCCGGCTCGAACGCTATCCGGTGGATATTGACTGCGGGCCGCAGCAGTTTCCTGTCAAGAAAGGCGAACTCATTGCGTATACCGGTGAAACAGGCACAGGCTCCCCCCATCTCCATTTCGAAATTCGTGATCAGAACAGAAACTTTGTCAACCCGCTTCTTTCTCCGCACTTTACGTTTCCCGACAATCTCCTCCCCAGTTTCTACCTTCTTGCGGTAACGCCCCTCGGAGAAGAATCTGTCGTAAATGGCTCATTCGACTCTCATGTTATTCGGTTTAAGAATCCCTTGCAAGGCACAACGGTAGTTCGTGATACAATTTACGTCTACGGTTCATTTGGCTTTGCCGTTGATGTGAGAGACAGGATCGACAATTCACGATTCAGAAACGGCGTGTACAGCATCAGGGTTTTCCTGAATGATTCGTTGATTTACTCCGTGCAGCTCGACCGTGCTCCTTCTTCCGGCGACTTGCAGTCGGGCTTGTATTTCGACTACGCTTTGGTTGCGGAGGAAGGGGGCAAAATTGCAAAGCTCTACATGCACTCGCCCAACCGTCTTCCCTTCCACCATCCTCAGACCGACAACGCGGGCATCATCAACACGGCGCTGTTCCACAGTGGACCGCACAGATACAGGATTGTAACCAGCGATTTCTGGAAGAATTCTTCCGAAATATCCGGAACGATTGTATTCTCAAATCCGGGGAAACTTTCCATCGCGGAATCCTCGGGATTGCTGCAGTTCAATTCCGGCGGGGCAGAATTGAACAGATTGAGATTGTTTTCATCAATCATTTCCAAACAGGGCCGGATACGATGGAAGGAGGAGTTTCTGAGACAAGAAGGAGCGGCTGTGCGGTTGTCGGGAATCAAAGGGAACTACGACGTTCTCCGAATCGAAGGGTGGGATCGATATGCTCCAAGCACGCTACCGGCATACTACTTCCCCAAAAAGAGGAGCTTACCCGCAGCGCGTGTGGAGTTTGATCACAAGGTCGAGCAAGACTTTGTCCGCATTTCATTGAAAACGGATGGCGCCTTCACATCAACTCCATCAATCGCCCTCGTCGAAGGATCTTCGTCAAGAACATTGACTGTGGCTCCGGTGGAATACAATTTCTACACGGCAACGTTCCGCCCCCTTGCGTCCCACATGGGAAGACGGACGCTCTTTGCAGAATATGAAGTCAACGGGCATCTTCAGACTCAGCAGAAAGAGATGACACTCTACCCCGTTCTTCCCGGCCAACCCTCGGTGATTTCGATTGATGGAGGCAGGCTGCACATTATTGCTGATTCTTCATCGGTGTACAAGCCTCTCTTTCTTGAAGCAAAGAGGACGGGTGACATGCGGTATTCTCTTTTTCCGAAGCATGTTGTGTTGGATGGAGGACTCCGGGTCAGGCTTCGGCCGGACCCGCATGAACACAACCAAGGCCTCTTCTTTCGCCGACGCAATTCGTGGATACTTCTAACCAATCAGAGGGAGGGTGAGTACTTCACAGGCCATCTTCGTCGCACGCCTGTTGATATTGCACTGCTGACAGACTCTCAGCCGCCGGCTGTTTCGAATCTCAGACTGCCGACAACCTACGGAAAACAGCCTCATAGAATCGTGTTCAATGTTCGCGACAACATGAGCGGCGTTGAATATGACGAGCTAAAGCTCTACATTAATGGCGTGTTCGCAATTCCGGAAATCGACGGTGAACATCGTCGGGTTGAGCATCGGTTCAAAACGCCTCTTGCACGCGGTTCCCACTCTCTTCTGATTCTTCTGAAAGATAGAATCGGCAATTCCGGCGAAGTACGCCGGACCTTCACGGTACGCTGA
- a CDS encoding valine--tRNA ligase, giving the protein MSDSSSLAKVYSPNEVESKWYAYWESHDFFHAEVNPSKPSYTIVIPPPNVTGVLHMGHILNNTLQDAFIRYKRMKGFEACWIPGTDHAGIATQNVVEKSLKKENKTRHDLGREQFVKRVWEWKERYGGVIIKQLRTLGCSCDWQRERFTMDATLSVAVREVFVRMFDDGLIYRGKYIVNWCPKDHTAISDDEVNYSEQQGKIYYLKYPIRETSDFAIVATTRPETMLGDTAVAVNPNDPRYIHLVGTMVELPLTGREIPIIADEYVDASFGSGMVKITPAHDPNDYWVGQRHNLPQINIFDVSATLNDEAPAQYRGMDRYEARRAVLNDLEEQGLILKIEDHVNNIGRCYRCDTVIEPYLSDQWFVKMKPLAEPALKVVLDGTISFYPDRWTKVYEHWMTNIRDWCISRQLWWGHRIPVYYADDGRFTAARSEDEARKKLGLDSVASLRQDEDVLDTWFSSWLWPFSVHDWPQHEKLGKKNDLAYFYPTDTLVTAPEIIFFWVARMIMSGLYFGPSFTGSNDPKKNIPFKHVYFTSIVRDAKGRKMSKSLGNSPEPLDLIAEYGADAVRFTILYLAPLGQDIIYAKEKNEIGRNFANKIWNAGRFLLMNRDQIGEAAKKTEFNIDHLDLADRWILSRYHSTALDIQKVMDEFEINKVTKVIYDFFWHDYCDWYIEMVKSRFYGDEPADIKQAVVSRALDLYDAALRLLHPVMPFVTEELWQHIRQRGTGETIMRSRISEPDTSFVDKEVENEMQFVQNVIESVRNIRGEMSIPPSKELSLVVKLSGMHKEDRVQQYSGYLKRLARVASLTFLHDSTRPKVSASAVAQGAELFVPLEGIIDVAVEKARLAKEIDRLSNLLKNVQEKLTNPKFVDKAPKDVVEKENEKMKNFGETLEKLQRSYDAFS; this is encoded by the coding sequence TTGTCAGATTCATCATCTCTTGCCAAAGTCTATTCGCCTAACGAAGTCGAATCAAAGTGGTACGCGTATTGGGAAAGTCATGATTTTTTCCATGCGGAAGTGAACCCGTCGAAGCCTTCGTACACAATCGTCATTCCCCCTCCGAACGTTACGGGCGTTCTTCACATGGGGCATATTCTCAACAATACACTTCAGGATGCTTTCATCCGCTACAAGCGAATGAAGGGATTTGAAGCATGCTGGATTCCCGGAACTGATCATGCGGGCATCGCAACGCAAAATGTTGTTGAAAAATCTCTGAAGAAGGAAAACAAAACCCGCCACGATCTCGGGCGTGAACAGTTCGTCAAGCGTGTGTGGGAGTGGAAAGAACGGTACGGAGGCGTTATCATCAAACAATTGCGCACGCTCGGATGCTCGTGCGACTGGCAACGTGAACGCTTCACGATGGATGCAACACTCTCCGTTGCCGTACGTGAAGTCTTCGTCCGTATGTTCGATGACGGCCTCATCTATCGCGGCAAGTATATCGTCAATTGGTGTCCGAAAGATCATACCGCCATCAGCGACGATGAAGTGAATTACTCTGAACAACAGGGGAAGATTTACTATCTCAAGTACCCGATTCGCGAAACGTCCGATTTTGCGATCGTGGCAACCACCCGGCCCGAGACAATGTTAGGCGATACGGCCGTCGCAGTCAATCCGAACGATCCGCGATATATCCATCTTGTCGGAACGATGGTAGAGTTGCCGCTGACGGGGCGCGAGATCCCCATCATTGCCGACGAATATGTTGACGCATCATTCGGCTCGGGAATGGTCAAGATTACTCCGGCTCACGACCCGAACGATTACTGGGTCGGGCAGCGGCACAATCTCCCCCAAATAAATATCTTCGACGTCTCGGCGACTCTAAACGACGAAGCTCCGGCACAGTACCGGGGGATGGATCGGTATGAGGCACGAAGGGCCGTTCTCAACGATCTTGAGGAACAAGGATTGATTCTTAAGATCGAAGATCATGTCAACAATATCGGAAGGTGTTATCGCTGCGACACGGTGATCGAGCCGTATCTTTCAGACCAGTGGTTTGTGAAGATGAAGCCGCTTGCCGAACCCGCCTTGAAGGTTGTACTTGATGGCACAATCTCGTTCTACCCCGATCGTTGGACGAAGGTGTATGAACACTGGATGACGAATATCCGCGACTGGTGCATCTCGCGCCAACTATGGTGGGGACATCGCATTCCTGTGTACTATGCTGATGACGGACGCTTCACAGCTGCGCGTAGCGAAGACGAAGCTCGCAAGAAACTCGGCCTCGACTCCGTGGCATCCCTTCGTCAGGATGAAGATGTGCTGGATACGTGGTTCTCGTCCTGGCTCTGGCCTTTTTCGGTTCACGACTGGCCACAGCATGAGAAGCTCGGCAAGAAAAACGATCTCGCCTATTTCTATCCGACGGATACGCTGGTTACCGCCCCGGAGATCATTTTCTTCTGGGTCGCACGCATGATCATGTCGGGCCTGTATTTCGGGCCGAGCTTCACGGGAAGCAACGATCCGAAGAAGAACATCCCCTTCAAGCATGTGTACTTCACAAGCATCGTGCGGGATGCGAAAGGACGGAAAATGTCGAAGTCGCTCGGCAATTCACCGGAGCCGCTCGACTTGATTGCGGAATACGGAGCCGATGCCGTCCGCTTCACAATACTCTATCTCGCGCCGTTGGGACAGGATATCATCTACGCAAAGGAGAAGAATGAAATCGGCCGGAACTTCGCCAACAAGATCTGGAATGCAGGCCGCTTTCTTCTGATGAATCGCGACCAGATCGGCGAGGCCGCAAAGAAAACGGAATTCAACATTGATCATCTTGATTTAGCAGACAGGTGGATTCTTTCCCGGTATCATTCAACGGCTCTCGACATCCAGAAGGTAATGGATGAATTCGAAATCAACAAAGTCACGAAAGTGATCTACGATTTCTTCTGGCATGACTACTGCGACTGGTACATCGAAATGGTGAAGTCAAGATTTTACGGCGATGAGCCTGCAGATATCAAGCAAGCTGTCGTGTCGAGGGCTCTTGACCTGTATGATGCTGCGCTGCGCCTTCTCCATCCCGTTATGCCTTTTGTGACGGAAGAATTGTGGCAACACATCCGTCAGCGAGGCACAGGGGAAACGATCATGCGCTCGCGGATATCTGAACCCGACACGTCGTTTGTGGACAAAGAAGTGGAGAATGAAATGCAGTTCGTGCAGAACGTGATTGAGTCGGTACGCAACATCCGGGGAGAGATGAGCATACCGCCATCAAAAGAACTCTCTCTCGTAGTGAAACTCTCCGGCATGCACAAGGAAGATCGGGTCCAACAATACAGCGGCTATCTGAAGCGGCTTGCCCGCGTCGCTTCGCTCACATTCCTGCACGATTCCACACGCCCCAAAGTTTCAGCAAGCGCCGTTGCGCAGGGAGCCGAACTTTTCGTTCCGCTTGAGGGGATTATTGATGTTGCCGTGGAGAAGGCACGGCTTGCAAAGGAGATTGACCGACTCTCAAACCTCCTGAAGAATGTTCAGGAAAAACTCACGAACCCGAAATTTGTCGACAAAGCGCCGAAGGATGTAGTGGAGAAAGAGAACGAGAAGATGAAAAATTTCGGCGAGACCCTCGAGAAATTGCAAAGGAGTTACGATGCGTTCAGTTAA
- a CDS encoding response regulator transcription factor, producing the protein MNNRILLVDDHKILRDGLRALLDTQMNNTVVGEAEDGSQALRLAGELSPDIIIMDISLPDMTGIDATREILKSSPSVKIIALSMYSDKRFVTDMLRAGASGYLLKDCAFEELEEAIETVSKNGKYISPNLTDVVVYDYIDILQKTKSVTSSLLSTQEIQVLTRLAEGQNMKQIATELNISVKTVETYRARIAEKLNIHSLADLIKYAIREGLIKLDN; encoded by the coding sequence ATGAACAATCGCATCTTGTTGGTTGACGATCACAAGATTCTTCGGGATGGTTTGCGTGCCTTGCTGGATACGCAGATGAACAATACCGTTGTCGGAGAAGCCGAGGATGGAAGCCAAGCCCTCCGGCTTGCCGGTGAACTTTCTCCGGATATCATCATCATGGACATCTCACTTCCGGATATGACCGGCATTGACGCGACACGGGAGATTTTGAAGTCGTCTCCGTCGGTGAAGATTATTGCCCTTTCGATGTATTCCGACAAGCGGTTCGTTACCGACATGTTGCGGGCGGGCGCCTCAGGCTATCTGCTAAAGGATTGTGCATTTGAAGAGCTGGAGGAAGCAATAGAAACAGTAAGCAAAAACGGCAAGTACATCAGTCCGAACTTGACGGACGTGGTCGTTTATGACTACATTGACATTCTCCAGAAAACGAAGTCCGTAACTTCGTCTCTGCTCTCAACACAGGAGATCCAAGTCTTGACCCGTCTTGCAGAGGGGCAGAATATGAAGCAGATCGCTACTGAATTGAACATTTCGGTCAAAACCGTGGAAACCTACCGTGCACGCATTGCTGAAAAACTCAACATCCATTCGTTAGCTGACCTCATAAAATACGCAATCCGCGAAGGATTGATCAAATTGGACAACTGA